GATCACGCCGGGGCTCGGGATCGCGGTCGCGCTCGCCGCGGCGGGACTGTTCCAGGCGGCGGTGATCGTCGCCCGCAATCTGGCGCTGCGCGCCCAGCTGCCCGCGCACCTGCACGCCGCGGCCTATTCGGTGATGTACGCGGTAGGCGGCATCGGTTACGGGCTCGCCGCCACCGTGTCCGCGCTGGTTCTCGCGCACACCGCGCCGAGCAGCGCCATCCTCGGCGGTGTCGTGATCACCCTCGCTTTGACCGCGATAAGCGCTCTCGCGGAGCGCTTCTCGGCTTCGTCGGCGCAGCAGCAGTCGGCACCGGTCCGGACCGGTTCGTGAGCAACGAGACATGGTGGCGGCGAAACCCCCTGTGCCGCCGCCACCATGTCTCGTTGCTCACGCGGGACGGGGTCGCCAGGGGTGCTGGAGCAGAGACTGCCAAGCGCCGGCCCACGGGAACCCGGCGGCCGCCTGCGCGCCCGTGGCCGGTTCGTGCGGCGGATCCTCGGCCAGCACCGTCACACCCCATTCCGACAGCTTGCGGATAGCCTCCGCGATGGGCGGAAAGCTGATCAGCGCGCGGTTGGCGAAGGGCACCGCGACCACGGGCAGGCGCAGGCCGACCGCCTCCACCAATAGGCCGAGCGGCAGCGTGTCCGAGATCCCGGCAGACCACTTGGCCAGCGAGTTCGCGGTGATCGGTGCGACGATCAGCCCGTCGGCCGGCGGCAGCGCATCCGGCGCCTCCGGTTCCTTGTACTGACTGCGCACCACGTGCCCGGTCCGCGCCGCGAGCCCGTCGGCGTCGATGAACCGCAACCCGTCCGGCGACGCGATCACGCAGACCTCCCAGCCGTCCACCTGCGCCAGATCCACCAGCGTCCCCACGTCCCGCGCCACCGACGACCCTGTCACTATCGCGTACAGAACCGGGCGCCCCTGTTCATTCATCCCCCCATCGTGTCAGCAATCATCTCCGTGAGTGCGGCGGCACCGCACCGCAGCGGCGCCGCACCTTTCCCGAGCCAGGCGAAAGATGCGGCGCCGCTGCGGTTTTCGGGTCGCTACTGGGTCAGGAAGTTCGCGATCAGGCTGCTTGCCATCTCGGGCATCCCGTTGTTCTGCTTTTCCGCGGCGGTCATCACGTCGTAGTGCCGATAGCCGGGGATGATCTTGGCGTTGGCGGGCAGGATGCCGCCCCACCCCGCGTTCTGCAACGGCGAATCACCCGAGAGCAGCGTCAGATTGCGCCGCCCCGCCGGTGTGCTCTGCCAACGGTCGCCGTGCAGCAGGAAGTTCAAGACGCCGCCGGTCCGGTTCTGCAATTGGCGCAGTTCGCCGTCGCGTCCGAGACCGAGCGCGAAGATCGTGTCGGTGATGATCCGCAGCGGCGTGTACTCCTCGAAGAAGTCCGTGGGCTGCCTGCCCGGATTCATCGCCCGCGCGAACTCCACGATGTCGGTGACCTCGTGATCCCGATCGGTCGGCTGGCCGCGGACCGGATCGATGCCGTCGATGGTGGATTCGGGCACCTGGTCGTAGTTCTTCCAACCGCACAACTGGTTGTGGTCGGCCGGGGTGTAGTTCTGCCCGTACCCGACCCGCAGCGGAATGACGAACAGATTCGGCCCGAGGATCGGCACCGAGGCGAGGCCGTTGGGCACCGGATACGTCTTGCCGACGGTCGGGCAGTCGTAGTACCCGAGTCCCGCCTGCATGACGTACTCCGCCGAGTTCTGATCGAACAGCATCCCCAGCGCCGCCCGGTTGGTGAGCCGGAAGTCCCGCGGCAGGTTGTTGCCGGTGAACAGATCCAGATAGTCCTTGCCGTACATGAGCCGCATCCACGGTTCGGTGCGCAGATCGCCCGGCACCAGACTCTTCAGATCGCTTTCCTCGTCCGGTTTCTGGTCGGCCGCCATGCCCGCGAGGTAGTAGACGTTCATGATCTCGCTGGCCGCGGTGACCGGCCACTGCGCGGTCCCCAGACCGTTCTTCAGCAGCAGGTCCACTCCGTTCTTGACGGCGCCGCCCACCGCGGAGAAGAACGCGTCCAGAGGCGGCGCCCCGGCGAAGCCCACCGGATCAGTCATCGCGAACCCGTCTTCGGGCACGATGCCGCGACCGCACAGGCTGTAGCCCGCGTCCTCGGTGGTGGCCGGATTCTGGTCGAAATCCCACGCCATCATCGGGCCGGTGAGGAAGGCGCCCAAAGAGTGTCCGCCGCAAGCCATCTTGTGTCGATCCGCGGGATCGGGCAGCAGGTACTCGATGACCGCGCGCCAGTCGTCCATGGTCAGCGCCAGTCCGTATTCGCCGAGATAGTTCAGATCCTGCGACGTCTGGTACCGGTAGGTCTTGCCGTCGATCGGCTTGCCGTGGAAGTAGTAGTCGGCCGCGACGTGGTAGTCCCCGGCCTGCTCGGCCGCGACCCACCCGGTGCGGTCCTCGGCGCAGTTGGCCCGGCGATCCAGCGAAATGTATTCCACCGACTTGCCGTTCGCCGCGGCCTTGCGCACCACCTGCGGGCCTTGCGGATTGTTGTTCGCCGCACCGGAGAACGTGCCGGGCTGCACGCTGAGCAGCGCGTCCGCGTCCGACGACTGCTCCGGCCCCTTCTTGGACCGGTAGCGCACGAACGAGATCCAGTCACAGGCCTCCGGGTGGGCCATCGTGGAGTACGGGCTCGGGTAGTGCAGCCGGACATAGGTGGCCTCGACATCGTCGCCGAAGCTGGGATCGGTGAACGGGGTGACCTCCGCGCTGTCGGCGCCCCGCGAAACCGCCGGGGCGGCAACGGAAGACGGCACCGGCAGGCCTACCACGAGCAGTACCGCCGTGACCGCCAACGGAACCCCTACGGACAACGATACTCTGATACGACTGGTGAGCTTCATGACTCCGCTTTCGGTGAACTGTTGTCAGCCAAGGGTTTTGATGAAATCGGCCAGGGTCTGCGCGCTGGCGTCGGCTTTGCCGTCGTTCTGCACCCGCGCCGCGCCGATCGTGTCGACGTGGCTGTATCCGGGCAGAGTGACCACCTGCGCGGTCGGACCCGGCGGCACGACCATGCCGAAGCCCTGCTGCACGAAACCATCACCGGCATAAGCGATGTAGCTCGGCTTGGTGCGGGCCATGTTGTGGTAGCGCAGGTTCGTCATGTCACCGCTGCGGGCGCCGCCGTAGCCCGCCCCGATGTCGATGAAGAGCCGGGCCGGAAGATAGGTCTCCCAGTACGCGTACGGCGAACCCGTGCCGAGTTGCCTTGCGGCGTCCCGGATATCGGAGGCTTCGTGGTTCGGCGAGGTGTAGGGTACCCCGCGCACGTCGTCGTAGTTCCGCCAGGTGTAGAGCGCATTTCGATCGGTGGGCCGGACTCGCGGCTGCGGACCGGCGATCACCCGCAGGAAGCCGCCGAGCAGCGGCACCTGGGTGACCGAGCCTGGCACCGGGAAGGTCTTCTCCGCCACCGGCCCGCCCGCGATCGCGCCCACTCCCTGCTCCCACAGTGCGAAGTTGGCCGAGTTGTTGTCGATCAACTCGCCGAGCAACGCGGTATTGGTGAAGCGGAAGTCCCGGATGGTGCCCGAGCCGTCCGCGCCGTTGGTGGCGAAGGACACCGGCGATCCGGAGTACAGATAGTCGAGCGTGAGGTCGATATCGAGATCGTGCGGCAGATGCGCCATGAGCTGGCTCTCCGCGTCCGGTTCCAGGTACGCGGCGAGACCGGCCAATCGGAGGATCATGAACGTCCGGCCCCCGACGACGGGCACCGAGACGAGCGAACGGGGCAGCACACCGACATTCGCGACCGCCTTCACCACATCGTTGGTCGGGCCGACGATGGCGTTGGTGATGTCATGCAGGAACGGCGTGTTCTGGATGGCGACCGGATCGGAGGTGATCGCCGTGTCCTGCGAGGCGAACGCGGCGCACTGCTGGTAACCGGCGTCATTGGTGGTGGCCGGATTGCCGTCGAAGTCCCAGTCCGCGAAGAACCCTTCGACCAGCCCGCCGAGGGAGATGCCGGTGCACACGTACTTCTGCTGGCGACTCGCCTGCTCCGGGATCTCCGACAGCATCACCTCGTACTGGTCGCGGACGAACCGTTCCATGCCCATCGTGTCGAGCACCGCCAGCTGGGGCGAATCCTTGAAGCCGGGGAACACCTGGCCGTCGAGCGGCTTGTGGTTGAAGTAGTAGTCGACCGCGTCGAGATAGTTGCCCGAGCGCAGCGCGTAGTCGAACCCGAACGACTCATCGAGGCACTGGCTGCGGCGCGCCAGGGCCCAGAACTCGACGTTCTGGCCGTTCGCCCGCGCGGCGACGACGGTGTTCGCGGCGACGCTGTCGGAGTTCACCGCACCGCCGTTCGCACCCGGCTGCTGGATAACCACCTTGTCGGCGTCGGCGGAACGCTCCGGGCTACCGACGGCCCGGTAGCGCAGGTACCCGGTGCGATCGCAGACCGCGGGATGAGCGGCGGTCCCCGCAGGTAACGGCAGAAAATAGCTGACCTGCGACACGATCACGCCGTCGCGGACCGCGAGGACCTCCTCCTGACGATCGGTCGCACTGCTGACTGGGACAGAGTCGTCCGCGGTCGCGACACCGACCGGCACGACCAGGCTCACCGCGGCCGTTACGACTCCCGCGAGCACCGACCAGCGCAAGGCTGCGCGCACCGGGTATCTCCGGCGGATTAAGGCATCCAAAGCCACTGACCGGCTCCTTTCGTTCCATTCGAAGGACGCGACGGGGACAGCCGGGTATCATCGACCGCTTCGTCGACGATGAGCACATCATCCGTGTGAGACAGTCAGCTATTGGCAAACGCCCAGAACATTCCATTCGGCAGTAGTGCAGATGCACGAAGTCCGTCCACTGCCTGCGGATTCGTTCCCGCCGCCACTCCCTGCGACCGGAAACGCCAGAGGCCCCGCCGCCCAGGTGTGCGAACAACCTGGGACGCGGAGCCTCGGTGGATCTCGAACCGCTTAGTGGCTGGCGACCTTGCGATAGCGCAGCAAAGCCAACGGCATGGCCACCGCGAGGATGGCGAGCGAGCAGGCGATGGCGTACCCGACGCAGTGATCGGCGGCCCAACCGGTGGGGGGTGCGAACGACGGCGGCGCGTCGTTGTCGAAGAGCTTGCGTCCCGCGGCGGAGACCGCGGTGATGGGGTTCCACTCGGCGATGGTCCGCAGCGGACCAGGCAGCGTCTCGGCGGAGATGAAGGCCGAGGAGATGAACGAGAGCGGGAACATCCAGATCAGCCCGGCGCTCTGCGCCACCTCCACGGTGGGTGAGATCAGGCCCGTGAGCGCGCCGACCCAGGACATGGCGAAGGCGAAGAGCAGGATGATGCCGAACGCGAGCGCGGCATCGGCGATGCCGCCGTTGATCCGCCAGCCCACCAGATAGCCGCAGCCCACCATGACCGCGACGCTGAGGATATTGACCACCAGGTCGGACAGCGTGCGTCCCATCAGGACGGCCAGCCGGGACATGGGCAGGGTGCGCATCCGGTCGATGATGCCCTTCTGCAGGTCGCCCGCGAGCCCGACGGTGGTGAACGCCGCGTTGAAAGCGACTGTCTGGGTGAAGATTCCGGCGAGCAGGAACTCCCGATACTGACTGCCGCCCAGCGAGGCGCCGAAGATGTAGGCGAACAGGAACACGAACATCAGCGGCTGGATGGTGGCGGTCACCAGCAGGGTCGGCACCCGCAGAATGGTGAGCAGGTTCCGGTAGGCGACGATCGCGCTGTCCCGGAAGATTCGCAGCCGTGGCCCCGAATCGACCTGCGCCGCCTGCACTTTCGGACTTTCCAGGACCGCCGTCACGACAGGATCTCCTCTTGTACGTCATCGGTTTCGGACTTCCGGTCGGCCGCGGGGCGGGCCGATTTGCCGGTGAGAGAAAGGAATACGTCGTCCAGGCTCGGCCGGTGCACGGTGGCGTCCACCACACAGACACCCGCGTCGTCGAGCCTGCGCAGCGCCTCGACCATGGTGCGCGAGCCGTCGCCGACCACGATCGAGGCCTCGTCGGTGCCCGCCTCGTGGCTCGGTTCGCCGATGCCCACCTGGGCGAGCACCGTCAGCGCGGGCTGCACGTCCTGGCCGGGGGCCAGCGTGACGGTGAGCCGGTCGCCGCCGATGGAGGTCTTCAGCTCGTCGGCCGAGCCGCGCGCGATCACCCGCCCGCGATCGATGACGGTGATCCGATCCGCGAGCAGATCGGCCTCCTCCAGGTACTGCGTGGTGAGCAGCACGGTGGTGCCGTCGTCGACGAGTTCGCCGATGACGCGCCACATGTCGAGCCTGCCGCGCGGGTCGAGCCCCGTGGTCGGCTCGTCGAGCACCACCACCGCGGGCTTGGCCACCAGCGCTCCGGCCAGGTCGAGCCGGCGGGCCATACCGCCGGAATAGGTGCCCGCCCTGCGGTCGGCGGCGTGCTCGAGCCCGAACGCGTCCAGCAGGTCGGTGGCCCGCGTGCTGGCCTGACGCGGCGACATCCCGTACAGCCGGGCCACCATGCGCAGGTTCTCGAACCCGGACAGGTTCGCGTCGACCGCGGCGTACTGCCCGGACAACCCGATCCGCCGTCGCGCCGCACCGGGGTTGCGCAGCACGTCGACACCCGCAACCCGGACCTCGCCGGCGTCCGGGCGCAGCAGGGTGGTCACGATGCGCACCGTCGTGGTCTTGCCCGCGCCGTTGGGGCCGAGCAGTCCCATCACGGTGCCGCTCGGTATCTGCAGATCGATGTTGTCGAGCACCCGGATCCGCCCGTAGTGCTTGACCAGGCCGAGTACTTCCACCGCCAAACTCATTGTGCCGCCTCCCCCGTCGTCGAAGTCGATCGACCGGCCACGGCGGACGCGCACCGCTTGCGCCGCGCTGGTCGGGCGACCGCCCGAAACGGCCGGAGCATGGACAGGTCGAGCCCGTCCACCTCGCAGTCCCCGCCCGCGGCCGGTCCCGGCGCGGGCACGACCGGTCGTTCCGGGCGCATCGACTGGCGCGTGGCCGGGTATTGCCCGTTCACCTCTGCTTCTCCTTTCGTGCGCCGCTCTTGGTTCGCCGCACTCCGTTCTTCGCCGGCTGCGCGCCGGCGGGCAGCAGTACCGCGGCCCCGTCCAGTGCGCCGCGCAGCACCTGTCCGATCGCGGCGAGCGATTCGGGCGCGGTCATCGCCGAATGCCGGCACGGCAGTTCGTGATCGCGGATAGCGCCGGTGACGAACGGCTGCCAGGCCGCCGCGGTGCGTTCCGGATCGGCCCGGTTGATCTCGTCCGCGGCGGCGGTGAAGAACAGCAGGTCGCCGTCGAAGACCCGGGGCCGGAACCCGTGCGCGAGCAGGGTGCCGTTGGTGTATCCGGCGTAGAGCCGTTCGAGGTGCTCGACGGTGAGCGCCGCGAACGGCCCCGGACGCGCACGCAGCAGCTCTGCCGCGTCGCGCAGGTTCATCGCGGGGTCCAGCGGCGCGTCGAGCTGGTCGCTGCCGAACTCCTCGATGATCTCGGCCACGCTCGGGATCGCGTGCTCGAGCCAGGCGTCGGAGAGCCGGTAGCTGTCCATCATCGACAGCAGCGCCACCTCGTCGCCCGCTTCTTGCAATTGCACGGCCACCTCGTGCGCGATCAGGCCGCCGAGCGACCAGCCGAGCAGGTGGTAGGGCCCGGTCGGCTGGATCGACTTGATATGTGCCACATACTGTTGCGCGGCCTCGGCGATCGAGGCGAACCCGTCCTCGCCCGCGACGTGCGGGGCCTGCAACCCGTACACCGGACGGTCCGGCGCGAGGTGCGCGAGCAGGCCCGAGTAGCACCAGGCCAACCCGATCGCGGGGTGGACGCAGAACAGCGGCGCCGCCTTGCCGTTGGGCCGGATGGGCAGCACCGGTCCCAGCGCCGCGACGATGCCCGCGCCCGATCCGTCGAGCCGGGCGGCGATGGCGGCCGGGGTCGCCTCGCCGAACATCGCCTGCACCGGCAGATCGAGGCCGTTGGCCCGCACCTGCGCCACGACCTTCGTGGCGAGCAGCGAGTTGCCGCCGAGCTCGAAGAAGCCGTCGTCGGCACCCACTGTCTCCACGCCGAGCACCGCCGCGAAGGCCGCGCACAGGGCGACCTCGGTCGGCGTCGCGGGCGCGCGATAGCCGTCGGCCGCCGAGAACACGGGTTCCGGCAGGGCTTTTCGATCCAGCTTGCCGACCGGGCTGAGCGGCACCCGGTCGAGCAGCATGATCGATTGCGGCACCATGTAATTCGGCACCAGCCCCGCCACATGCTCGGTGAGTTCCGCCGCGGTGAGCCCGATACCGTTGCGCGCCTTGACATACGACACCAGTGCCGTGCTCCCCGCGGGAGTGCGGTGCCCGATGGTGGTGGCGAATTCCACGCCGCCGTGCTTGGCCAGCGCCGCGTCGATCTCGCCGAGTTCGATGCGGAAGCCGCGGATCTTGACCTGATGGTCGGTGCGGCCGACGTATTCGATCTCCCGGCTGCCGCCGTGGTCGCGGCCCGCCGCCGGCGAACCCTGGCCGGTCCACCAGCGCACGAGGTCGCCGGTGCGGTACATCCGCTCGCCCGGCTTGCCGAACGGGTTCGCCACGAACTTCTGCGCCGTCAGGCCGGGGCGGTTGAGGTAACCGCGCGCCAGCGCCGAACCGGCGAGGTGCAATTCGCCGGTGACCCCGACCGGGGCCGGATGCAGGCGACCGTCCAGGATGGTCGCGCTGACGCCGCGGATCGGACCGCCGATGGTGATCGGGCCGCCCGGCGTCATCGGCTGCGAGATCACCGTGACGATGGTCGTCTCGGTGGGCCCGTACACGTTGTACAGGTTGCGGTTCGGCGCCCATCGGGTCACCAGATCCGGCGGCAGGGCCTCGCCGCCGACCAGCACGTGCCGCAGCGCGGTGACGCCGGTGGGGTCCACCGTGCCGAGCGCCGAGGTGGTGATGAACGCGTGCGTGATCGCCTCGTCGATGAACACCCGCGCCAGATCCTCGCCGCCGACCACCCCGGGCGGCGTGATCACCAGCGTGGCCGCGCCGCCGAGCGCGAGCAGCAGATCGAGCATCGCCGCGTCGAAGCTCGGCGTGGCGAAGTGCAGTACCCGGCAACCGGGCCGGACATCGAAGCGCTGCGCGGTCTCCGCGGCGAAGTTGGACAGCCCACCGTGGGTGACCACGACCCCCTTGGGCGTGCCGGTGGAACCGGAGGTGTAGATCACGTACGCCGGGTTGTCGATCCGCAGCGGCGCGGTGCGCTCCGCGGCGGCGATCGGCCCGTCGGGCGAATCCAGCACCAGCCCACGGAAGATCGGATCGTCCAGCACGATCCACTCCACGTCACCGGGCAACTCGTCGCGGTGCGCGCTGAGCGTGATACCCAGTGCCGCACCGGAATCCGAGAGCATGTGCGCGATCCGCGGCGCCGGATAGTTCGGGTCGACCGGCACGAACGCGGCACCGGCCTTGGCCACCGCGAGCACCGTGGCCACCGACTCCACCGAGCGCGGAATCCCCAGCGCCACCAGCGTTTCCGGGCCCACCCCGCGGCGCATCAGCACCCGGGCGAGCCGGTTGGTCCAGCGGTCCAGCGCGTCGTAGCTGATCTGGGTGCCGTCGGCGCGCAGGGCGATCGCGGCCCGGTCCACCGCGGCGGCCGCCGCGAACACCTCGGGGAAGGTGACCGGACGGTCCGGCTCCGCGCCGCGCACCGGGGCCAGGCCGGACCACTCGGCGGGATCGAGCAGCTCCAGATCGCCCACCGCGGTGGTCGGATTCGCCGCGACCGCGGCGAGCAATCGTGCCAGGCGGTGACCCAACCGCAGCGCGGTCTGCTCGTCGAACAGATCGCTCGCGTAGTTGACCGACAGCGTGATGCCCGCCGGATCCCGTTCCGGCGTCTGCGCTTCGGTGAGCGTGAACTGCAGGTCGAACTTGGCGATACCGGTGTCCACATCGGCCGCCTCGATCCGCAGGCCGGGCAGCTCCAGCCCGCCCACCGGATGGTTCTGCACCGAGAGCATCACCTGGAACATCGGGTGATGCGCCTGGGACCGAGCCGGATTCAGCACCTCGACGAGGCGTTCGAACGGCAGATCGGCGTGCGCGAACGCGTCCAGGTCGACGTCGCGCACGGTGTGCAGCAGGTCGGTGAACCGGGCGTCCGGATCGATCCGGGTGCGCAGCACCAGCGTGTTGACGAACATGCCGATCAACCGGTCCAGCGCGGGATGCCCACGCCCCGCGATCGGCGTGCCGACGGTGATGTCGTCGGTCGCCGACATCCGGTGCAGCAGGACCGCGAGCGCGGCGTGCAGCACCATGAACATGCTGACGTTGTTGCTCGTCGCGACCCGATGCAGGTCCCGATGGGTGAACGCGTCGATCTCGCATTCGACCAGCCCGCCGCGGTAGGACGGCACCGGCGGGCGGCGCCGGTCGGCGGGCAGGGTGAGCAGTTCGGGGACGCCGTCGAGCTGGTGGCGCCAGTAGTCGAGCTGCCTGCGGATCACCGAGTCCGGATCGTCCTCGGTGCCGAGCGTGTCCTGTTGCCACAGCGTGTAATCCACGTACTGCACCGCGAGCTCGTCCCATTCCGGCGACCGGTCCGCGCAGGCGGCCCGGTAGGCGGTGGCCACGTCGAGCGCCAGCGGCGCGAGCGACTGCCCGTCCATCGCGATGTGGTGCACCACCAGCACGAGCACGTGCTCGTCGGACACCTCGGCCGGATTGCGCACGCCGCGGTCGCCGTCCGGCGACACCGAGATCAGCGCGGCCCGCATCGGCACCACGCCCGCGAGATCGAATCCCGGTGCGGCGAAACGCCGTACCGCGTCGTCCACCTCGTCCGGGCGCACCGTGGCGACGAACAGGGTGATCGCCGCGGTGACCAGATCGAGCACCCGCTGCGTCGGTTCGCCGCCGACCTCGGGGAACACCGTCCGCAACGTCTCGTGCCGGTCCTGCACCGCGTGCAGCGCGACGACCAGCGCATCGACGTTCAGCTTGCCGTTCATCCGCAGTACCACCGGCACGTTGTACGCGCCCGCGGACAGGTCGGCGCCGTCGGCCGCCGCCTCGCCGATGCCGTTGAATCGGTTGAGGAACCACAGCCTGCGCTGCGCCGCCGAGAGCGGAATCCGATCCGGGCGGGCCTGTCGCACCAGCGCCGGACGCGAACGCGCGCCGGCCGGTCCGGAATCCAGGTGCGCGGCGAGTTCGGCGACCCGCGGCGCGGCGAAGACGGTACGCACCTCCAGCCTGGTGTTGCTGGCCGCGGCCAGCCGCGCGACGAGTTGCGTTGCCAGCAGCGAGTTTCCGCCGATATCGAAGAAGCTGTCGTCCGCGCGCACCGCGTCGACGCCGACGAGCTCCCCCATCACCCGCGCGACCAGGCGCTCCGACGGGGTCGACGGTTCCCGGGTGGCCGCGGCGACGGCCAGTTGCGGCTCGGGCAGCGCGGCGCTGTCCAGCTTGCCCACCGGGGTGAGCGGAATCCGTTCCAGCACAGTGATGCTGGCGGGCACCATATGCGCAGGCAACTGCGCGCCCAGCCGGTCGCGCACCGCCTCCACGTCCACCCCGGTGTGCTCGTCGGCGGGCTGCACGAACGCCACGATCCGGTCGGCGCCCGCGATCTGCCTGACCTCGGTGTGCGCGAACCGCACAGCGGGGTGCTCGCCGAGCGCGGCGGTGATCTCGCCGAGCTCGATCCGGAAGCCGCGCACCTTCACCTGATGGTCGCTGCGCCCCAGGTAGCACAGTTCACCGGCATCGTTCCAGCGCACCACGTCGCCGGTGCGGTACAGCCGCGCCCCGGCCGGGCCGAACGGGTCGGCCACGAAACGCAATGCGGTGAGCCCGAATCGGTCGAAGTAGCCGCGCGCGACACCGTGCCCGCCGAGGTACAGATCGCCGGGCACGCCCGCCGGCACCGGGCGCAGCCGCTCGTCGAGCACCAGCGCCCGCGCCCCGCGCACCAGCGTGCCGATGGTGACCGGCTGCTCCGCGGTGAGCGTCGCGATGGTGGCGACGATCGTGGTCTCGGTGGGTCCGTACCCGTTGAGCATGGTCCGTCCCGGCGCCCACCGGGCCACCAGATCCGGCGCGCACGCCTCGCCGCCGACCATCAGCGCGCGCAGGTGCGGCAGCGGCCACCGCTCGTGATCGATGGTGGCCAGCGCGGCCGGGGTCATGAAGGTGTGCGTGATCCGCTCCCGCTCCAGCAGCGCGGCCAGCTCGTCACCGCCGTACACGTCGGGCGGGCAGAGCACCATGGCGGCACCGGAGCCGACCGCGAGCAGCAGATCCAGCACGGCCGCGTCGAAACTCGGCGAGGCGAAATGCAGTGTCCGCGACTCGCGGTCGACCCGCATCCGGTCGCGGAGTTCGTCCGCGAAATTGGACAGCCCGGCATGGGTGACCGCGACGCCCTTGGGTTTTCCGGTGGAGCCGGAGGTGTAGATCAGGTAGGCCAGGTCGGCCGCCTCGATGGTGCACATGCGGTCGAGATCGTCGACCAGTGCGTCGTCGTAGGTTTCCAGTTCCGCGCGCACGGCCGGGTCGTCGAGCAGCAACCAGTCCGTCGCCGGGCCGTCCGCAGCGGCCGTGCGCAACCGCTCGGCGTGCGCACCGACGGTGACGCCGACCCAGCAGCCCGCGTCGGCGAGCATGTGCCGCACCCGGTCCGCCGGATAGTTCGGGTCGACCGGCACGAACGCGGCACCGGTCTTCACCACCGCGAGCACCGTGAGCACCGACTCGACCGAGCGGGTGAGACCGAGGGCCACCCGGTCGCCGATACCGATATCCCGCGCGAGCAGCG
This genomic stretch from Nocardia brasiliensis ATCC 700358 harbors:
- a CDS encoding flavoprotein, whose translation is MNEQGRPVLYAIVTGSSVARDVGTLVDLAQVDGWEVCVIASPDGLRFIDADGLAARTGHVVRSQYKEPEAPDALPPADGLIVAPITANSLAKWSAGISDTLPLGLLVEAVGLRLPVVAVPFANRALISFPPIAEAIRKLSEWGVTVLAEDPPHEPATGAQAAAGFPWAGAWQSLLQHPWRPRPA
- a CDS encoding ABC transporter permease; protein product: MFRDSAIVAYRNLLTILRVPTLLVTATIQPLMFVFLFAYIFGASLGGSQYREFLLAGIFTQTVAFNAAFTTVGLAGDLQKGIIDRMRTLPMSRLAVLMGRTLSDLVVNILSVAVMVGCGYLVGWRINGGIADAALAFGIILLFAFAMSWVGALTGLISPTVEVAQSAGLIWMFPLSFISSAFISAETLPGPLRTIAEWNPITAVSAAGRKLFDNDAPPSFAPPTGWAADHCVGYAIACSLAILAVAMPLALLRYRKVASH
- a CDS encoding daunorubicin resistance protein DrrA family ABC transporter ATP-binding protein; translated protein: MSLAVEVLGLVKHYGRIRVLDNIDLQIPSGTVMGLLGPNGAGKTTTVRIVTTLLRPDAGEVRVAGVDVLRNPGAARRRIGLSGQYAAVDANLSGFENLRMVARLYGMSPRQASTRATDLLDAFGLEHAADRRAGTYSGGMARRLDLAGALVAKPAVVVLDEPTTGLDPRGRLDMWRVIGELVDDGTTVLLTTQYLEEADLLADRITVIDRGRVIARGSADELKTSIGGDRLTVTLAPGQDVQPALTVLAQVGIGEPSHEAGTDEASIVVGDGSRTMVEALRRLDDAGVCVVDATVHRPSLDDVFLSLTGKSARPAADRKSETDDVQEEILS